AATGAGTATTTTATATGTAAGATTTATTTAATCTCATTATTTGATATTTGTAAATactttttatatacatatatcaaatatttttaaaaataagaataattcaaaataataaatcgaAATAAATCAAAATCAATACTTAATAGTATCAATAAAAAACAATACATCCACTGGTACTGTATTAACACCTTAATTTTAATACAAGATCTCATATGAAgactataaatatttaataattaatagtGATTATTAATTTATTGTTGAGTATTATTGAAATGGGATCTTAGATTCCAACAGCAAGTTGTCCCCATAATGCGAATAGCCTATGACAAAATGGCTGTAAGAAAATCCTGGTTGTACCTCAAATTCCATTAAAAATGGTATTTGTCCAAAATGTACAACCATATGATTATACGTGAGAAATGAGCCAAAGCCAAAAGATTTGGACTTAAATAATTGGAATTCCAAATAGTTCCTAAACTATTTTATGCAAAATTAATCATTTCTTTAATTCTGggaaattttattatatggtttTATAAAATTATGGGAAGAGTAAAAATAATCAAACATCAAATTATATAAAGAAAATATAGAACTATATTAAAGCACAACTTCCCACTGGAATTAGATCTTAGGCATCATATATATTATTCTTAaacaatattaaatataaataaataaaagacatGTTTTAATAAAATCAGCTAAATAATGAAACAAAGAACCAGACAGCTCCAGGCCATTTGCTTTTTAGCAGTaaattattagttttttttttttttttcaaattgttaGCATTAAATTTTCACAATGAAAAACGTAAAACACAGATTTTCATGGTTTCCCTTATCTGatgattttacttttatattcttgcattacaatcaAAACCCAAAAGAgggaaatttaaaaaaacaaaaaaaaaaggaaaagaaccaaaatagaaatttctccaaagataaaagaaaagaataCTGAATATTTTAACTACTACCATTTGTTTTTGTACTATTGATACGACAACGTTGAAAAAAGGCCATGATCGTCTATGTAAGATGAACGTAATAGTACTATGATAAAATGTGGTATCGGGAGGCTAGTATcatttacatataattaaatcaaaaGGAGGGGTTTAAATAAGGGATAAAAAAACAGTGTTTTGATTCACATATATGTTGAAAATCATGGTTAATATGAGAACAAGAAAGATTCCATCTTTTTCATGCATCATGTGATATATTCACCATCATTTCCTTGATATTCTTTGTGGAAAAGTTTATCATTTTGTTGATAATATTTTAGATAAATCCTAATCAGATGAACATATCCATGATTCCACCATACCGTCACTTCTTGTAGCTACATTTTCTGGCCCTTTATCGACATGAAAATCCGATGAAGACACCGACAAATTGTTTGCTTTCCCATTCGTAAGTCCTGGTGTGTTACTGTTGTTGTACCTGCCATTGATGGACCTTAGGAGACTTTGATCATGTTCACGGGACCCTGCTGCTTCTCCCCAGCATGGAGGATTAGCACTATTTTCATTTCTTGGCAATGATCCATCTGATGATGATACCATGTTTTGAACGCCGCTGAGATTGGGATTGACATGCCCCTGGCTCAAACCAAACCCTTCAAAAGCGCCCATTTTGAGAGGAGAGACATTTGATGGAATATCTGTTGAATTGGAAAGTGGGTATTTGGGAGGGGCTTGAAGGAGTGATACAAAGTTAAGAATTGGGTTTTgttgcatgttgatgttgagtgGATTTTGAGGCTGTTTTAAAAGGCCTAACTCAGATGGCAGTTGGTAGTTAACAGAAGTTGTACTAGAAGTAGAATTAGTGCTAGGTGTAGAAGCTATAGCATCAACCATGGAAGAGCTAGTAAATAAGGGAGGAGGATAATTAAGTTTCTGAGCAAATGGTCTTAAAAGATAATTAGGAGATGAAGTTGTACCAAATAAATCAAGCCTGGTTCTCGGGAAAGGTGAGGGGGTGAAGGGTGGTGCAGGGATCCCAGTAAACTCCTGAACCATGGCTCGGAAATTGGTGGTGTCTGTGGTCAAAACAGTGGTTGGTGCACGCCGGGAAGCTCTGGATCTCTTCTTTGAGTTACGCACTATATTGTTGTTGTTGGGTTGGCCACTTGTGCCTGAACCTTTTGTACCACTTTCAGGTCCTTGAGGGATCTGGATAGAAGGAAAAGTGGCTCTGCTTTGTGCTTGCAGGTTGGTGAACAACTGTTGGGTTGGTGGTGGCGATGATGAGGCCATAAAGCCACCAACAAGATCACTGCAGTTGGGCTCAGATCTTGGATTTCTGGACCAAACCACATCAAGATTGAGTTGTGAATTTGGGTTTGTCACACTTGATAAGGGATGATCGAAGTAGTTCGATAAAGGGTCAAACAACACAGATGAGGAAGAAGGACTTTGGTGTTGCTGTTGCAGAAGCGGCGGCGATTGTTGGTTACCCAAGGGAGCATGACCGATATGGCTCGATGGGTTATTGTTAAAGAAAGCTGAGATTGAGTTAGCGCCTGAATTAAACTCTTCACTGCCACCACTCGGAGATTGCACACTACCACTGTTACCAGAATCCATGAGACAAAAGACAGACCAGATATGgagttttttcttctttttttctttcagaGAAGAGATTTTTTGCTTACTTCACTACTCACTCATTTAAGAAGGAAGCTACAAAACAAAGCATGAAAGcaatataaaaagaaaagaaaagaaaagagagaagaaaGAGGAAGATCTTCTGGAAGAAGAGTTATCAGAAAGTACCCATGTTGTCTTTAAAGCTCTGATCTGAAAAACAAGACAGTACTTTGGCTTGCTTTTTTACTTTCTCTTCCACCAAAAAGGTATGTAGTAAATTAAACAAAGGAATTGACAAAGTTTCAAGAGAATCATCAATTAAACTAAATGGTTTGCAGAAGATAGATAAAACGGAAGTAAACTTTCTTTGAAGAGGGAAAGGGCCCTTTTTTATTAAtattccccccccccccctttttgcGTTTTAGCCTTGCGGGTTAAGAAGAAAAGACCTAGGGTTCCTTTCAATTTTTGAGGGTTGGGGGAGAATAATAAAACTAAAATGTACTGTCTGTTTAAGAGAAATTAAGGGACAGAAAAAGAAGTTGGTTCGctaccctttttatttatttgctacTTGgtgtcttttttatttttaactttacgAGTTAAAATTATCATgtctctttatatatatatatatatatatatatataactattttAATTATACTCTACAACCATGCAGCATCCTCCGTTAATCAAATTCTTTTtcatatataaaagaaaaaccaaCGGCTTTGATAATAAGCAACCGGTCAAAGTAAAAGAAAGTTACGGTTTCAGTCCTCATAGTgtgaaaggaagaaaaaagatGTACTGTAGGGAGGAAATCTTTTTTAAAGAAATACATATTATATactattcattttttttataagATTTTCTTTTTAATCTTTGGTGTTGGGGAGTAATGAGGTGGGCAAGCAAACAAATTTGTGAAGATGGCTGTTGAATGGTATATATAAGATATCAGCCATCACTACGATTGCTCTTCAAAGCCCATAAGAAAAACCCCCTGCCTGTATTTTCTTATGTTTAAATTGTTTAGGTAACTTAGGTTTAATGATCAGAAAGAAAAGAAGGTGCCAGTGCGCTGTTTATATCCATTTCTTCAGAAAAACAATAAATGAACattagaaaaatatatattaaaattccCTAGCCACATCCTTTGACCTAGTCATTGATTAAATaccaaaaaagaaataaaaaacaaTTCATAATCTGGGTTTAATATTATGTAATTGATTCAGAGGAACTTCAGAGAATCTTACAGTCTTCCTCTTGTTGAATGTATGTGGAAAATAATGATATTTTCCTGTTATCTTCTACTTTATCTGATAACGATATATATATTCGCAGCTTTTCTAGCATTGTTATCTTCTCAGactttaattatttcaaataatatcgtaaaagaaaagaaaagaaaagcagaAACAAAGAGGAGAAAGATCAGTTGAACAACACCTTAACTACGCTCCGCAaccatcaaaaaaaaaaagaagatggcTATAGTTATTGAAGTAGCTAAACAATATTATTAAACTTTTAaccaatattataaaatatatttttatataaattttaaaaaacaaattaattttataatataaagttGAATGTAAAATTAAAGAGTCTTTGTCCATACATATATGGTCTGTATTTGACCCTACAAAaccaaaccctaaccctaaaaatCCGAATCCTCACGTATTCCATGTTTGCACGTAATGTACTTGCTCTATAGGGCTATGTTTTTTCCCCCTTATCTTTTAACCTCGTGTCTAATAGAAAATATCATTAATTAGAATGTAActtaatgaaaaaggatgaaataGATAAAGAGTGGGACGTGGCATTGAAGGCTCTCAAAATCAGCTACCTAATTATTATGTCTGATTTAAGTTGCTTGAGCCTGTAAAATTACCCATTTGTTTGTTttgtatataataaaataatgaacTTGGGTGAGCGTATGGGCGGTATCTAAGCCAAGTAAGGGCCATTGGTGCGCAGTGGATTGATTGGACTTAGCATCGTTTTCAATCAACCTGTGGCTCACATAAGGATGCATTACTGTCGCTTTATTTTTCGATCTCGACCCTCCGATTGATGTGGATATTCCTTTCCCTTTGATGTTTCACTTTCTCACTTCATAATATTTTAATACAATAAATGAACTCAAACTAAAAGGTCCCTTtgatttcatattcaatttattAATCTCAAACAGAAAAGGCTTACAAACaatttgggtttttctttttctttcctaatACCCTCCAGTATTTGCCGTCACTTTTCTAAGCGGATAAATCttactaataaaaaaaaaatcaaaaaaggtTACAAAACTGAAGGACGTCAATGTCCCCATAAAACACGTATAGAAAACAGAACGAAATTTTttgctcaaaaaaaaaaaaaagaaaacagaaCGAAATTTCACCATAAAAGAAATAAGACAACTAGGTGCAATCAACACAAGGTAAAAAATTCTTTTATTGTTTGCTTTTCTCGATCACAATATCCAAATTTTTCTTTTTGTCTAAAAcgatttatataaattttatagaaTTAGTATTTAATAAATTGATAATATATAACTTTAGATAATGTCAACAATTGGGTGGAGAAATAGTTAGAATTTTTACTAAATACCTAGATAACTATTGTATTGATAAAAGAAAAATCAATATAGTATCATAGTAAAAAGTGGAATTTCAtattaacaatttaatttttttatttgtcctaaataaaattatgatatttattttaggatcttctaaaattttatttgctccattaaaagtttttatttacaaTATAGTTTTTTGTACAATAAAAACTTATCAGAAGGATGGATGTATGttaacattaaaattttatttacttcattaaTATAATGTCACATAATAGTTAACTAAATGTATTAGAGGTTATACACTATCAATTTATTGAATATTAAATCtttcttttcatattttcttaagaCAAATTTCAACTAAAATTTTCATCCACCCACATAGGGatatttatattaaaacatgACATTCTTATCTATAAATGAGTTTTATATTTTCTACACTGTATAATAATGcgtcattaatttttttttgtaaagcaTTAAAacttttctaaaaataaataaaagttatttAGTTTACAATGAATGATATGTTAAAATCTAATTCACTTACAATGCATTAAATATAACTTCTTTATAAATTATGAACTTTTACAGGAAAACAAACATATAAAACAACGTATGGGTTGTAACTATCTTTTATAGTTATTGATGGTCCAACCATATAGAGCAGATGTACCAAATTCAGCTTAATGTTTTGAGTTATAAACTGTTAAAACTTTAAGATTTGGAGATATTGGCATGTGTCTGGGTTGTCGTCCAACTTGACCTAACCTTTTGTTCCACTTTCagctttaattatataaaaatggcaaactgatttttttttttggggggtaaaagttttaagttatgtttttttttttgggggtaaaAGCTATATACTTGGTTCAAACAACTTTCTAATGCGAGACTGTTAACTATTTTTGGCTTGTAGTTTAATGGTAACTTTGACTTAATTGATATTGTTCTGTAAAAAAATAAATTGGGTTTCTTTTGAGAAAGTAATGGTCTTTTTTATTAGGAAGGTCTTATGCTTTTATAGAATAAAGATTGATTCTTCGGAGAAAGAAATGGAAATCCATAACCCTTTGTATTGAGTAGTAACTTGGCTTACCTTTTGGTGAAAAAGGTTTATGAATGACagctttattattattactactagtAGTATGGACGGGTTAATTGTTTTTTGGGTTAAATTATAGAATACAAAATAAAGTAGGATTTAAGTTTTTATACAGTTTGTATATTAAAAGTTACAACCCTAATTTTTTTAGGCATTTAGCTTTatctatttttgaatttaaaatttaagtttaattattaccattgttaatattattttattaaatttatcggtgtaatattttaaaatttttaaaaaatcacctAATAGTCGAgtaacaaaatattgaaaacaagCGCCCATTGAAAACCattatgataaaataattttcgTTCGAATAGTGTTAAGAAAAATTAACGTCAGTATTTTGattgaaatatttaaatattgACTATTTAGACTAACCAATGATATTGTAAGAGTAAAGGGACCAAATTTTGTTGGAAATTAAAGTATATAGATTAAATATAAAGTTTTTGCTTAATATATGGGACAAAGCTAAAATTTAACCATTATCTTatgtgcaaaaaaaaaagaaaaaagaaaaagaaaaaaaagagcaaGGTAAACCTAAAAAAAATAAGAAGTCGGATGTCAGTAGCTAAGACCTTTAGGACTTCAACttatatctgttttttttttgaCACAATACTTCAAACTATCTATAGCCTCcccccaacccataaataggagaataatgcgCTTTAGCGTACTCGAACCCATGTCCTCTTGCATTGGCAACAATTCTCATGccaatcgagctaagactcaatcgacaaccatataatattttaatcgaaaagttaacaatattaattatttggactaactaataacaatataaaaataaggGACCAAATTAAGTTAGAAATTAAAGTATAAGGATCAAATCTCAAATCTAGGCATAATAGAGAgttcaaaattgaaatttaacaacTTTTTATAATGTTAAAAAAGGCATAATGACAAATTTAGACCTTAATATTTACATCTTTTGTCAATTTgacctttattattatttttagctgTATTTGGCCTTCAACCTATTAAAAAAGTTAATTTGACCATCAACCTTTCAAAAAGAGTTGAATTAATTTTTTAGTGGAAATaatgactaaaatattaatttttaaacataGCAGCTTGCATGGAAATTCACATGTACTTCATgttttatatgaattttattgaatattgaatttttacttttgaatatttttttataaattttaaattatttattgacatGTCATATAATATAAATAGTGTCATTTCAACATGAAGTAATGTGAACTATTATGCGAGGTTGTCACACCAAcatcattaaaaattaatattttagttagtattttcatttaaaaaaactCAATTTGACTCTTTTTATGAAGTTATTGGTCAAATTTAGCTCAAAAAATAATAAGAGCCAAATTTGGCAAAAGAAGTAAATGATGAGagataaatttgttattatgtcTACAATAAGCACCAATGTATTAGTACACCAACATGCCAATGGAGGATTAAGCCTTACTTTTGTATATTGTTACTAGTAAGGCTTCAAACCCACACTTTGCATTAGGTTAATATTTTGGGCCAAATTCTAGAGTTAAGAGTTAAAGAATACAATATGCTCAAAGTTCCTATACTCTTTGTATTActtctcatatttttattttcaaaactttattttatctatttttggaatttaaaaatttaggtcTAGTTGTTAACATCATtacaatttttgttaaaattcatTGTCCGACATtctaatattaaaaacaaatctTACTTGGTAGTCATGTGACCAAAAATTGACATTGTAATGGTCCTAAATTTAAAaggaattttaaaagatttaaCAATTCTTAAATTTTACTTTAGCATTctaattagaataaaatatttagacTAAGTAGTAACATTATAAATGTTAAGGTACAACATTATGTAAAAtttaaagtataaagattaaatctcaAGTCTAAGTGTACAATATGgatctaaattaaaatattatcttttatataatctaaaaaata
This window of the Gossypium arboreum isolate Shixiya-1 chromosome 12, ASM2569848v2, whole genome shotgun sequence genome carries:
- the LOC108478303 gene encoding uncharacterized protein LOC108478303, whose amino-acid sequence is MDSGNSGSVQSPSGGSEEFNSGANSISAFFNNNPSSHIGHAPLGNQQSPPLLQQQHQSPSSSSVLFDPLSNYFDHPLSSVTNPNSQLNLDVVWSRNPRSEPNCSDLVGGFMASSSPPPTQQLFTNLQAQSRATFPSIQIPQGPESGTKGSGTSGQPNNNNIVRNSKKRSRASRRAPTTVLTTDTTNFRAMVQEFTGIPAPPFTPSPFPRTRLDLFGTTSSPNYLLRPFAQKLNYPPPLFTSSSMVDAIASTPSTNSTSSTTSVNYQLPSELGLLKQPQNPLNINMQQNPILNFVSLLQAPPKYPLSNSTDIPSNVSPLKMGAFEGFGLSQGHVNPNLSGVQNMVSSSDGSLPRNENSANPPCWGEAAGSREHDQSLLRSINGRYNNSNTPGLTNGKANNLSVSSSDFHVDKGPENVATRSDGMVESWICSSD